CATCTGTCGAGCaaagtgaaattaatatatattgtttattaatagaagataaaaaatgtgtttgaatatgaatttgctcgatgCATGgtctgtatgttttctgaaaggaaaaccccctgaatttaggaattttttcattgatttttgcatttttggtaATTTCATGCCAACTTCATGCTCCTGCCATACAACACgaagcaattttggatcaaattaaacgtaGTTTGGGTTTGCTTATGTATGCCAGATTTAGGGACTTCTACTGAAATCATCAATTTTCTgtgccagatgactgtagaaactgtacctgctTCCTTAAAACTCTAACTCTGTTTCACATTGAACAGAAATACGAACAAGAAGTCCATGGACCATAATGCTCTACTGAGTCACATTGACCCTGCTATTCACTTTAGAAAGATTTTTCACCCTctttattcttaaaaaaaaaaaaaaagcttgaCACCACATCTGAATTCGAATCCATATGATATAGAGAtgaatcaattaaaaaaatgaatttgaaaattgactCTTTTGGCTTATATTTGAGACGATCCGGAGAAAGATATTCCGATCGTGTAGGATTTAATTTTAGAGTACGACCGATAGGTGGCGTTAGTCTCGCTAAAGGGTATATAAAGAAGTGAGGCGGTGGATTCATCATCATTTTTGCACTTGACTCCAGAGTGAGAAGATCGGCAGTACCGTAGATAGAAggtaatattcatattgtttatttcttttgattaaaatcagacgtGACTGAACAAGTCTTTCCTGTTTTAATTAATCGTAATAATCAAAACTCGAGCTGTAAGAGCTGGGACTCAAAAGAGCCAATTGAGCCGCGCTACCAGAGCCGAGAGCCGGATTGAGCCAAGAGCCGGGAGCCAAACAGAGCCACGACAGTAAAGTCAAGAGCCGGGATTTGTACataattgattaataaaattgtaaatacgTTACTTCaatcatttatatgtatatattgaactGCTAGAATCCTCAGCAAGTTATCTGAGGGATCTCAACCGCCGCATTTTGCGAATTAATAGGGATACACGctacatatttatattttattaggGAAAATTTGATACCCGATTTTAGTTCTGCCCTAACTCCAGAATCCATAATATGAAAAAACAAgacatgtttgtgaaacacaaatgcccccgataatggccaattccaaagatggccaaggtcacaaggacaaatatcttggtaccagtgaaagatcttgtcaccagtagaaagatcttgtcacaagaaatgctcatgtaaaatatgaaagctctaatatttaccatttagaagttatgaccaatgtaaaaaaaaaaaaaattaaaagtaggtcaaatgtcaaggtcaaaaggtttagtaccaatggaaaggtcttgtcacaaggaatactcatgtgaaatatcaaagctctatcactttctgttcaaaagttattagcaaggttaaagttttcaaaaagtaggtcaaactccaaggtaaaggggtcaaaaatgttggtacccacggaaaggtcttgtcacaaggaatactcatgtgaaatatcaaagctctatcacttactgttcaaaagttattagcaaggttaaagtttcagacagaatgatggaatgacagaattacaggattacagaatgacagacaggacaaaaacaatatgccccccgatcttcgatctcgggggcataaaaacattGCATCATTATATAATGATGCTATGATATGATGATGATCAAAATGACTAACCATAGCCTGGTTGTAAAGAAGATTCTGAAAGACTTTTTACTACACATTCTCATGTTTTTGATCTTCTATTTTGGCCCAACACTACCCCAAGGCCACaaatttatcaaatttgaatctgcacttcaGATGCTCAAAAGGAAATATCACTCTTTTACacaataaaattgttattgGTTTGGCAAGAACTTTGGGATCTAAAGTAGTGGTGACTTTCCATCCCTTTCTCGTATTTAGCTCAAAGCAGCTTTCCTGATCAGAATTTGTCCATTTTCTGTCAGCGGTAGTGGTGtcattgttgtaaacttttcacaattaatttcatcttctccagaattaCTGAGCCAACtttaatcaaacttggcatagggtatccttgggtgaaaaggattcaatttttttttaaatgaaagaccATCTCCTGTTctcaagggagataatcaagaaaggcaaaaaatagggtggggtcatttagaaatcttcttctcaagaaccacagggccagaattTCCTGAAAATATGCATAAATCTCACCAATTCATGCAGTCCTTAACAGGCACATGAAACttagatttctttttctttgaaatacaatgtactGTATTTTATGCAAATATTATATcttttgtaacaggaagggggaaaatgcaacagaccacaCTGGGATTCAAATgggtcccctgaatctctagtcaggtgctctaccaactgagctatctgaccACTTGACTACAATTCCTCCTTCCTTAAATGTCCTCCCATCTTAAAGACAAGAACCCAGGATCTTTTGCCCATTTTGTTTAGAGCACCTTGCCAATACACAgacttattttcatatatttacattttgaatgtttttgcctttgatataaTTACAAACTGTAATGATATGCAATTCTTCATGAATTATGtattgcagttgtaaacaaaataaatgcaTGAATAGAGAACTACCTGAAAAATATAATATGTCATATTTTAACGGCTGGTAATTCCaccagaaatgaaagtagaatataaatatataaaattaatttcaattttgaaaaatacatgagggcatgaactacAATGCTGCAGGCTGGCAtgcttttcatgaagtgctGACATGCTAAATAAATTCTACAAACCCTCAGTGCAAGGTACACAGATCTCTTTGTTGGATATGATGGGGGTGCTGGCATGTTTCCCTATGCCATTACTGCTGGTGTAAGTTCCACCCTTGGCAAAGATGAAATAAGCACAATTATATGACAGAGACAAATCATTCTCGTCACTTGCCACCAGAGGTCGACTAAAGGTCAAAGTTGTGACTGAATCTACTCTTGCACTTGATATCAAGGTAACGTTTTGTTGGCTATCCAATGGTGGCTCGCCATAATAGGAAAACGCCTTTCTGGAAACAAAAGAGCCTTCTAAATgtaacaaaaatatttacatgcaatTACAAAATGAACATGATTGTGAATCTATAAAGCAAATTACTAAAAGGATCATGATAGTATAGCTAAAATGATGACTTTGAATCATTAGTAAACCTACCTATCTTGAATAACAGTGTCACCATTTTCAGTTCTCCATCCCACAATTATGTCAGCTCCTGCCTTTGGAAAGAAATTTATTATTGAATGACAAACAAATCCCTCGCCAAAATGGATTAAAAATCCCTAAAGATAAGACCATGATAAAGAATCTCTGGAAATTAGGAGAAAGATCTCTCACCATAGCCTGTTTCTTATTGAATCCTATTCCGACCCACTGGTTCCTGTCTAAATAGGCctttattgtaaatgtaatctGACTGGAGTCGTAAGTCCACGTGACAAGGAAACAGTTAACATCACTGTTTCCGGAACATCGCCCCCATTGGTTATTGCATTTCAAAGGAGGCTGTGTGTTTTCTCTGTTCCCTAAGAACAAAAATGAGTTTTAAAAAACTATATTTCACTATAGTCTTACAATTTGTTTCTGGGTAATAATGAAGTCAAACATTGCATGGTGTTAACAagccacaggccttattggtcaccggAGTATTAGTTAACAATATCTCTAGCCCCTTGGGCTAAGAAATCTTGTTCTGCAAAGCTAAATCTAATATTCAgaagcagtataaaacaagatgtcttcttttaaacaagaggcccatgggccacatcgctcacctgagtcacctcggtccatatcagaagattttccatatctatttgcatgtaaaactgtagtccctattatggccccaaaccttcccctggaggccatggtttttgcaaacttgaatctacactatgtcagaaagctttcatgtaaatgtgaacttctttcgcccaatggttcttgagaagaagatttttaaagattttccctatatatttgtatgtaaaactttgatcccctatagtggccccatcctaccccggggggggggcatgattttaacaaacctgaatctgcactatatcagaaagctttcatataaatctcagcttttctggctcagtggttctgggaagaagatttttaaagatttttcctatatatttgtatgtaaaactttgaccccctattgtggccccatccgacccccgggggccatgatcttaacaatttataatctgcactatatcaggaagctttcatataaacctcagcttttctggctcagtggttcttgagaagaagattttaaaagatttttcctataaatttgtatgtaaaactttgatgccccccttgaggccccatccaatccccggggtccatgattttaacaaacttgaatctgcactatatcaacaacaacaacaaaaaaacgagaaaaaaaaaagaacaaaaaaaaacaacaacaaaactttgaccccctattgtggccccatccgacccccaggggccatgattttaacaatttagaatctgcactatatcagaaagctttcatataaatctcagcttttctggcttagtggttctgggaagaagatttttaaagatttttcctatatatttgtatgtaaaactttgaccccctattgtggccccatccgacccccgggggccatgattttaacaatttagaatctgtactatatcaggaagctttcatataaacctcagcttttctggctcagtggttcttgggaagaagatttttaaagattttcccgatatatttgtatgtaaaactttgatcccctattgtggccccatccgacccccgggggacaggattttaacaatttagaatttgaattatataaggaagctttcatataaatctcagtttttctggctcagtggttcttgagaagaagatttttaaagattttccctatatatttgtatgtaaaactttgatcccctattgtggccccatccgacccccgggggccatgattttaacaatttagaatctgcattatataaggaagctttcatataaacctcagcttttctggctcagtggttcttgagaagaagatttttaaagattttcccgatatatttgtatgtaaaactttgatcccctattgtggccccatccgacccccgggggccatgattttaacaatttagaatctgcattatataaggaagctttcatataaacctcagcttttctggctcagtggttcttgagaagaagatttttaaagatttttcctatatatttgtatgtaaaactttggtcccctattgtggccccatccgacccccgggggccatgattttaacaatttagaatctgcattatataaggaagctttcatataaatctcagcttttctggctcagtggttcttgagaagaagatttttaaagatttttcctatatatttgtatgtaaaactttgaccccctattgtggccccatccgacccccgggggccatgattttaacaatttagaatctgcattatataaggaagctttcatataaatctcagcttttctggctcagtggttcttgagaagaagatttttaaagatttttcctatatatttgtatataaaactttggtcccctattgtggccccatccgacccccgggggccaggattttaacaatttagaatctgcattatataaggaagctttcatataaatctcagcttttctggctcagtggttcttgagaagaagatttttaaagatttttcctatatatttgtatgtaaaactttgatcccctattgtggccccatctgacccccgggggccatgattttaacaatttagaatctgcattatataaggaagctttcatataaatttcatcttttctggcccagtggttcttgagaagaagattttttaatgaccctaccctatttttaccttttcttgattatctccccttggaaggtggcctggccctttattttaacaatttagaattccctttacctaaggatgttttgtgccaactttggttgaaattggcccagtggttgttgagaagaagttgaaaatgtgaaaagtttacagacggacagacagacagacggacggacagacggacggacgccggaatacgggtgatcagaaaaactcacttgagctttcagctcaggtgagctaaaaacacgAATGGCCCCGAAAGTGTCCCTACTGATggaagactttacataataatacatttaaCACTATTATGACTATTATGAACCCACCCCagagtcagaaccctggggttgcaaaattggtatatccctttctgctttttcaatataaagatgcatttagtttttatatagtATGATTAAACTTAAAGaggtctttcaaatgataaacacaatgaccattttggtccaGCCCTGGTACCAAAACTCCTACAACTGGGAGAATGAAATTCATAATTCTGCTAAAGGGCCATCTGCTCCTTCTGaatatccatttaatttcaatttagaattATTAGcaataaagaagatgttatttaaatgttttacgtattttggtagaggccttcctgctctacatgactttGCATTTATTTTTCCTACAGATGTgaagttgtagagaagatttttggaAATTGGTCAATTCTTGTCAGTTTCTGCCCCAGCCCTAAGGCGCTGGGGGTGAAAGACtcctgaaattcaaaatgtatgtcccccttgtcctaaggatgcttcataccaaatttgaaaagaactgtAAAAGTATATAGTTATCAAgcagaagttaaaaatgtttaattgttaatggACGAAAAAGACAACGgacacagaccaatagcaacaggtcacctgagtgaccaCAAAAAAAAAGCTTTAAGTTGTACAAACAAGAACTTTACCATCAAAGAAATTCATCGTCTTCACTCCTCTGTGGTCATTATGCCCGTGGTATTTCAGTTCATCTGGTTTGTAGAAGTTTGGGTCTGATGCAGTCGACACAACATCTATCCCTGTTTGGGGACGGTGGATGTAATTTCCTGTGTCCTGTCCCTGTGCCCAGATCACGTGCATGAAATCATCGCTTATGTTATAATCAGTCCTTTCAGTGGCTAAAATAAAGAGCCACCTATTATGTGTGTACATAGGTTTTTTGATTTAAAGAGATAAGCTGGTCAATGAAGAGTATAAAATTATTACAGAGATTTCAGTTAAGGAGGCACATGAATCAAGATGATATGAGAAGTTCATCAATGAAAGTACGTAAGCAttataatccccccccccccccccccctaaattgcATACACAAAATCAATGTAAAATCCTGAAAAAAATGCAGTAATGTTGCtgttaatgtacatatttgGCGCTAAATtacgataattttttttacatagacTTCTAAGAATATAAAGGGTATAAGCCCATGCCCCCCCCCTTAAGTAGGAACAGAGGAGCCTCATCTTCAGAGCTCtacttgtatttttttttcatctcttTTTTCGCTTTAAATCAACACCCTCTTGCACACAGTGTACCTTTCAGTTTCCTCCGGATTATAATATAGGTATAGCCATCTCTTTCAAACCCGCCAGCAGACGTTAAACTTTCTGAGCCGCCGTAGAATTCGTCTCTCTGTGGAGAAGATCTCCCTCTTGTATAGTAATCCCCAACACGACTGCGCATTCCCCGTGCAGCACCAATAATCATATCAGTGCAATCCATCGGATGGGGTGcatctaaaaataaaagatgcaTCTTTCACAAACTTTAACACATGTCTTTAATAGTAATTTAGAGTGACAAAGCTATTTCCTTATCCAGAATTTATgcatatttttagaaattatatagcatcaaattgtttgaaaaaaatacatacTTCCAGTTGTGTCACTGTTACCAGCAAACACCCCTCTTCCACACGTTCCTGTTGGCTCAGGTTCTGGTTCAGAGGTTGCCTCTGGTTCAGCAGTGGATTCTGGTTCAGCAGTAGATTCTGGTTCAGCTGTTGACTCTGGTTCAGCAGTAGATTCTGGTTCAGCTGTTGACTCTGGTTCAGCAGTGGATTCTGGTTCAGCTGTTGACTCTGGTTCAGCTGTTGACTCTGGTTCAGCAGTAGTTTTTGGCTCTTTAAATTAGATATAATTGACGAACTGAGAAAACAGATTACAATCAAAAGTAAAGCATGataaaattcaaattgaattgaaaatcaaaatcctatCTATTTGAACTCTCGATGGCTCGATCTCTTGAAGTTCTTAATCTCTGGAGGTGAAACCGTCttgatttttctctctatataactaAGCAAATTTACTTTCGATCTTTCAAAGTAAAATTTGGGTCCCATAAAAcacttttcattgtttttcactctccaTCTCTAGAAGTGGTGATGGTTTATCCAGCGTATAGTTAGTTTTGTTTGGACCTTACCTGGATAACAGTGAATGTCTGGGGCTAGCTCTGCCATGTTAATTAGATGTTACATGGGGAACACTTCGCCTGTGCTTCTTTATGGGGTGGATACATGTACTTAGTTGTTTACAGATATAACCCTACACAGTGTGTTTTGTTATTGTTAATATTATATTGACTTGACAATAAGACagtaattttgagaaaataatttAGAGAAATGTTATCAAATTCacataattataaatttgattggTTTCATCACAATTCTAGTATGGCAACAATTGCAAAGCATCTTTTCTCTCAAGAACGGAATAGCGATACCAAGCAATCTGTTGAAGGACCCGGTCAACCCAGGGGGATAGACAAACCAGAATTTGCCATTCAGCAAAAACAATTAAATAcacaaactttaaattttttttttaatttatgcaAGATAAAGTAATGGGTTGTTGAAATCAAGTCAATTATCTTAAAAACATGAAGGAAACACTAATGTCAAACAATCCAAGGATGTTGTAAAGATATAATGGCCACTTAATTACTATAattaaaatctgaaccataatgGTTGGATTTTAATTTCAGGAATTGACTCAACCTTTGATCTCTGAAAGTTTAATAAAGGTCCCTTAAACTTCCAGTTATCGAGATTCACCTGAATACTTTTAGATAAAGGAATTCTTATTCATAAAAACTGAAACACAGAATTCATAATGCAGAGTACCTACCACAGGTGTTTATACAAATCTTGCTACCAGACACTACTTTTTGTTTGTGATAGCTAGCCTTCCCATTTGTCTTGTCATAGGATCCACCCCAAGCTTGAATGAAGTGCCAGCAATTCCCATTGGACAGAGGGAAGTCTTTTTGGTCCCCAGTGTTCAATTTCCGGGTAAAAGTAATCGATGTCTTCCCGTTTACACGGCTTCctgatacattgtagatgtTCTGGGTTTGGTCAATGGTTGGCTCTGATTTTGACGTGGCAAACCTGAGAAATGTAGGGGAAAATCACTGAGAACTCCCCCCAAAATAACGTGACCTAAAGtttgaattgttgaatttttccGATTTTTTTTACCTGTCTGTGAGAACCACTGTATTCGATGAATCCACGGAGCCGAGATACACGTCCGTGTTGGGCTGGATTATGAAAAAGATGACAATGTGTTATTCTTCTTTGAACAATCATGTAGTTTAACATTTGAatagtaatatatatgtatatacttcatatatttttttttgcactagtatattatttttattcatgatcatttacCATATTTTTATCACTTGAAAACCCAACCGCCAGCCATTCAGTGTCAGATATATCTGCAGTCATAGTAAACGTAATCTCATCTGTATTAGGATATTGAATCCAAGTAAGTTCGTGAGGACAGTTGGCTTGGTCACATGATTTGTGACTTCCTTCACAGTGGGTTGGCTCTGGCGTGACTTCCGGTTCTGAGGTGACTTCCGGTTCTGCTGTACCGTTGGAATCATTTGCTCCAGGAATATAACCAGGAAGATAGGGAAAGTGTTGACATCCAGATCTGAAACCTGGCAATCAAAGCGTATATTGTAAATGTATTGTACAATAAATCGTGGAAATTAactttttgtttgctttgtctTTAAAGGTATATGTGCAATATTCaacaatattttgttcaatgtTAAAAACCAGACCAAAACTTTGTTAGTGAGATAACCTATGAAAGATAAtataatttgacaattttgacaaattatgTACGGATATTAAAGGAGAAAACACtgattttctaatgcatattcATGAAGGAGTGACATTTATGGTGGATGTGTACAAGCGGGCGAGttaaatattattatataaacaccatgtgagATGAGAATTTAGTTTACAGTATGTAGTTGTACTGAATGGTGATTTCATgttaaaacatgaaattcaaccactacccccccccccccctcctccattACTCAAAGTGGTTCTCTCTACCCTGTTTCCGTCACACTGATTTTATTGTTGAATGCGTCCCGCCAACAGCCTGTAGGCCATTCACACATTCACATCGCCATGTAATTGTTGACTTTCAAAATTCCGCATGCAACGTCACATAATCATGAATATTTCGAAATGGACGGGGCATTCACAATCCAACTCAGagaataaataattaaagaagtAATTAGCTCTGTCAATTATCTTTTAATCCGATTgagttaaattgcataatttgcatAAAGTGTATAACTTATACAGCTTGTTATAAAACGCATCTTTTTTTATTCCTACATCTTTTAAAACGATACGTATATTTGGAAATTATTGAAACACTGCTGTCTATTTCCTTTTCTAATCAACATTTCTGTGTAAAAATTagtaaatacactgtacattaaaCAAATACTAACAatagataaaatcaaaatttatttgaaatataatttattttcaaaatggtatATTATACTGTGGAAGTTATGGGTACCCAGAGCAGTCATGAAATCAGATGATGGAAATCAAATTACAAGCTATGAACCAAGTTTCTGTATTTCCAAGGAAAGTGGGaaaagaattcaaattttatacgTAACTTTTCAGTGACATCATTTTGTTAAACTTTggtaaaaatttaatgaaaaacactgAAATCATACATTTgttatcaataaaatataaaaatctatTTTCGATGGGACAATGAATTTTTATGTCAATGTGGAGCAGCAGTCATATACCAAAGCCTGTTTGGAGTTTGGTAGGACTTCCGTTTAGACTAAAGAATTGCTAAAACAAACACCGTGTGGATGAAAAGTGTGAGTGAAAACAAAGGAGCCAGGCGACCATCAGATATCAATTGTCCGCAGTGTTAAATTCATTGAGGAATAACGAACGTCAGACTGtctttcaaaagattaaatcGGAGTCATCTGGCATTAAATTCTGTGACTTTAGAGAATTAAAACAACCACTTTAAATTCTATTGGATCCCTGTATAGTAACAGGTGTATATGAAAAGTGGGTCATGAGAAATGGGTCTGTTTAAACAGAGTATTGACTgtgaatgaaaaacaaataaagatGAAGTTGCATTACAATGATGTTGAAAAATGTATGTCAACAAGTTTGCGTTTGCAGCACGATTTATTCTATGATGCAATTAACTAGAAAGGCAAATTGTTTGATcattttttattgcattttagTGAATTTTCAGGAATTGGTCTTTCTTTTAAGGAGTTAAAGGAAATGTCTCAACAATTTCCTAACAGCCCTTTTAAAGGACACATTGCatgtttgtatactttgaaaacacgagatgtgtcctttaagttaACCCATAGCAATAGACATTCTGCGACATACTCATTGAGTTGAAAGGATCtcttccgccaaaggcgctaaaaaGAATACACCACCAAACACAATACCTTaataacaataaatattttaattcagAAATAAAAAGCTCTAAATGGTTTTCCATAGATCACAAATCTGATAAATTACTAACCTGTTGGTCTCCATCCGATCCCAACCCAGGTGTTTGTCTTCACTTTTAGGACCACCTCTATTTCATCTTCTCTCTTAGTAATGCAAAAGAAATTCATCTAAAAGTTTGATAGATCAATTTGTTTTGGGAGTTGAAGTAGAATTGTGATTTGAGTTTTACTTACGTGTAGAATTCTGTGTAGCAGCTGATATCGAGGCGAGAGAtcagtgtgtgtgtatttagACATGTCCAAAGTGAATGACTTTACAGCAGATTCTGCAAAACGGAATGTGGAAAATCAGAAATGAAAGGCTTCCACACTTACAAGAAGAGACAttctttgtcgaaatgcgcatccggtgcatcaaaattggtaccgtataagttttacataaatgtatatataagttttacattacataaatgtatatatgttttacattacataaatgtatatataagttttacataaatgtatatacatgtataagttttacattacataaatgtatatataagttttacataaatgtatatataagttttacataaatgtatatataagttttacattacataaatgtatttataagttttacatttaatacataaatgtatatataagttttacattacataactgtatatataagttttacattacataaatgtatatataagttttacattacataactgtatatataagttttacataaatgtatatataagttttacataaatgtTTGATTCATATCCAAAAGGAATTACTGTGGAATCACTTTAATTCATGGGGGCCAATATTCATGGGTAAGCAAAAATTTGCTGGTTCGTGCGGACGTAATTTTGTGGATAAGCAATACGATGTtactaggagagataactctacttgctttaaaaaaaaggaCGCATAAATTCGggggtaagagtgacccacaaaatcCACAAACATCAacccccacgaacaatgatgattacACAGTAACTTTCATGGTAATGAACCTCATTcacatgtttttcattttgatggAAATTATTATGGTATAAATTACAGAcacttatatcgcttggggCCTAATTACTGGCCCCAAGTGATATAAGTGCCTGTGGTATAAATGTACCTCGTTCACATGTTTGATATAAGTGCCTGttgtataaatgtacatgtacctcgtTCACATGTTTGATA
This genomic window from Ostrea edulis chromosome 4, xbOstEdul1.1, whole genome shotgun sequence contains:
- the LOC125668457 gene encoding uncharacterized protein LOC125668457 isoform X2 encodes the protein MQGVGMMDRAVLYVVLLSFVFYHAECHMSLTFPPARKYALDFLDNIRTTGPCGIPKGLGPSTTLITGATINVTWHLAYPHRGGYQLNLLDDNEESIYNLTVGDDFIGSSDPTRRYHEVTLPAVECSNCSLQLLRQAAEWSAGNCGQYIFWSCADINIISTAPGTDLCNGFPLENGECVCKKPYSGSKCQYKDDCETDADCSGHGECTTSEGFYQRKHCFCDMGYFGKTCERESAVKSFTLDMSKYTHTDLSPRYQLLHRILHREDEIEVVLKVKTNTWVGIGWRPTGFRSGCQHFPYLPGYIPGANDSNGTAEPEVTSEPEVTPEPTHCEGSHKSCDQANCPHELTWIQYPNTDEITFTMTADISDTEWLAVGFSSDKNMPNTDVYLGSVDSSNTVVLTDRFATSKSEPTIDQTQNIYNVSGSRVNGKTSITFTRKLNTGDQKDFPLSNGNCWHFIQAWGGSYDKTNGKASYHKQKVVSGSKICINTCEPKTTAEPESTAEPESTAEPESTAEPESTAEPESTAEPESTAEPESTAEPESTAEPEATSEPEPEPTGTCGRGVFAGNSDTTGNAPHPMDCTDMIIGAARGMRSRVGDYYTRGRSSPQRDEFYGGSESLTSAGGFERDGYTYIIIRRKLKATERTDYNISDDFMHVIWAQGQDTGNYIHRPQTGIDVVSTASDPNFYKPDELKYHGHNDHRGVKTMNFFDGNRENTQPPLKCNNQWGRCSGNSDVNCFLVTWTYDSSQITFTIKAYLDRNQWVGIGFNKKQAMAGADIIVGWRTENGDTVIQDRKAFSYYGEPPLDSQQNVTLISSARVDSVTTLTFSRPLVASDENDLSLSYNCAYFIFAKGGTYTSSNGIGKHASTPIISNKEICVPCTEDNEITTEPPQQCKDRSNWGQCSGNNDVNCFNVTWTYDTSQITFTIKAYLERNRWVGIGFNDKKAMAGSDVIVGWRTESGSTVIQDRKANGYSEPVLDSQQNVTLISSARVDSITTLTFSRPLVASDENDFSLSNNCAYFIFAKGGTYTSSNGITYHDNTPIISNEKICVPCTTDDNSATSTPAPREIRGEFRIINTVWNSKLEDNTSPEFRQLSDKLHRSLTTLLSTIQGFLDVRIIKFSEGSVIVEYDIIMTGDEAAAKQGATTAVQRLKDQGQLDEFTLDKESIKLVQPAVPEDEDKSLPVELILIIAISSAGVLLILVLGTCNCVRTRKNNKGNDLTQIPYHHPSSASKISYDEWSQQQQYDNPAYNGYHDDKGQTKETGNGSHNNGGQRKETGSFIRPYVA